The Porphyromonas pogonae genome segment TAGTGATCTGGGATGTGCAACTGAAACTAACCGGTTGTTTATCCAACCATTCGATGATACGTTCTTTTTTAGATTTTGAATCTCCCTCGAGAAGCCGATTGTGAATGGAGCGAATCAGAAAATCACATCCTTCTTCCAACGTCTTACTCATGACGGTGTAGATATCATTCTCACGATCACCCACCATGGTTTTACGTAAATTTTCTGGCAAATTCGCGTTTGCCATTTTAGCCGATGCAGCCCAACGAGACGATTCTTTCTCATTAAATCCAATTTTTTTACGCAGCTGTTTCTTCTGGCGTGCGTCTTTGCGATCTCTGTTATACAACTCAATCGAACTATAACCCATAGGGGTTTCCGTCTCAGGGTCAAAGAGCAAGCAAGGATGAGCAAAGATGCTGTACTCCGAACTCTTGTTGGTTCCATACCCATAATCTTCGTCATTAGGGTTTAATCGGCCACTGATATTATCAAAAGTAAACTCTGTAGTATCCTGAATGCAAAGCACATGCTTAAGATCTTTGCAACATTGTGCGCTATTTGCGGTAACGCAGTCCAAAAACTGATCCATTTTCCATCTTTTATTATTTAGGAGTCGATAAGCCCCCTGCCTTTCTGCATGATTCTTAAAACAACTGTTCATGACCCCGTCCACACGACGTGTCATTGCTGCCAAGACGAAATATAATCGCTTAGCGATACGTGCATCTTTTATGACGCCTGAAAATGTTAAGTTACATATATAAAGATACGAAAAAAACAACGAGGATACAATGCAAGAAATTGAATAAAAGTATGTTAAATCGTTGAGATATGTGTATAGATTAGCTTGACAAGGGGGGTGTCATTGTTGTATCTTTGCTGACAAGCACCCCTCAAATATATTTATTACGTCTATTTACTTTCGGTTTTATATTGTCATGGCTATACTTACAATTACAATAATACATTGCCTTTTAATCGCCATCAGGCTTATTGCTGTGATGGGGGCGCCGTCTTCACTCATGAGTGCTTTGCCGTCATATCTCTATAATCACTGTTTATACAGAGCCGAGATAGCAGGATGCTACAGCTACGGAGCTATACCACCCGTGATAAATAAATATCATAGCATGGTGATGATACAAAAAATGCACTACGATATTTGGGAGAGTAATAAGCTTGTATTGACCGAGAGATATATACACATTAAATGTGCTGAGCAATATCTTACTCATCCTTACTTACATCAAAACAAGCCAATTGCTACACCGAAATTTACATCTGTATACTTATAAGTACCTTGGAGATACCGTATTGCAGAAAGATCAATCAATTGATTTTATTATCCACATCAAATAATCCATCTTTTTACATAAAATAAAAAAGGAGGGCTCAAGGTTGATAACCTAGAGCTCTCCTTTGGTTTTATGCAAATATTATAGCTGCTTTGTGTCCGTATTTTAGTTAAAATGTTTCCGTGTTTTAGTTAAGACACGACAGCGTTTTAGTTAAGACACCAAAACATTACAGCTAAAACACGAAAACGTTTTAACTAAAACACGAAAGCAACACCGTTATTATACGTTTCAGAAAGAAAACACCAGTATATCAGCTCACAATACCTTATTGTAATAACTTATCGAGACAGGAAAAATCTATATCTTTAGAAAATTAAGTATCACAATGTCACACTCATTACCTTATCACAGCTGTAACACGTTGCTTCTCTTATACTCTATGCCGTTATAGCCATGTAATGGTAACATATTGAAAGCGACGAGCACCCGTTTTTCACAAAAAATCAGATGCAAAAGGGATAAATTCCCCGCCGAAGCAAAAGAGACCGTTGCATAGCAGGCAAATTGCTTCGTTGCTTGCGAGATTCGCGCTTGGTCATTTACCTGAAGTAAACTCCCTGTGCACTCACTCTTAGCGCCTTGCACTTTACCCTCTCTGCCCGGTCAAAGTGTCTCTTGTCGGCTTTGCCTCCATAATCCACGAGACTGTTGACTTTTGCAACAGTCTTAAAAGGGATTAGAGGCAAGAAAAGCCCTTTAAACAAGAATATATTTACCCCCGGACTCATCATATAATAAAAAACCTGAAACCCGCTCATAAGCGGATTTCAGGAATATGAAAGGGTTATGACTATAGAAACCTAAAACTCAATACCGGCCTTGAGAATAAGACCATTGTAGCTTTTTCTATATTTTCTGACAGTTGTTTTATCCTCATACAGTTCTGTAGTATCGCCCCCCTTGATGGAGTATCCAAGACCTACATACAGAGCCAAGGGTATGCTCTCCGTCTCTATCGCATAGCGCCCACCTACAGTGAACTCGCCGAGAAAGCCATTGAGCTTGCTCAACCCGAATCCCGCTTTGATATCGGCATACGGAGCAAGCTGACGGTCAGTCATTTCACCACGCAGATTACCGAAGATTGAAAAGCCTGTAAAACTGTTGTTATGATTTTCACTGATAAAGTCAAAACCGGCTCCAAGCCCTGCAAAAAAGTTTTTATTGATCTGATATCCGTGTGAGGTGTAGATAGAGAAAGAAGGAACCGCAGGTACCAACCCTATTTCGACAAAACCTCTGTAACCTAAAGTCTCGGAAGAATCAAAAAGCAGAACGTTTTTGTCCCAGTCCTCTTCTTCCCTGCTGATATCAGATTTCTTGAATAAAACCACATTACCATCAGAAGTCTCTATTACCAGACTACCGTCTTTGCGGGTATCAATCACGTGTCCTTTTATAATAGAGCCATTCTTGAGATAATACACTTTGTCCTTGGAAGACTGAGCAAATACAGTGCCTGCAACCAAGAGAAAAAGCGTGAAAATAGAGATAAGCTTTTTCATGAGTTAATTGAAAGTATAGTTATTAGTTAAGTATTTTATTTGGCATAACTTATTGATCGAGTTTCACGTATCACTGTTATTTTTACTTGTCCGGGATAAGTCATTTCGTCCTGAATACGTTTTGCCAGTTCACCTGACAAGGTAGCGATAGAGGCATCGTCTGTGTTATCGGCACCCACTATTACACGCAGCTCACGACCAGCCTGTATAGCATACGTCTTGACTACTCCGGGATATGAGAGTGCAAGCTGTTCCAAATCGTTGAGGCGCTTGATGTAAGCCTCTACGATCTCACGGCGAGCTCCGGGACGAGCTCCGCTGATAGCGTCGCACACCTGTACTATGGGAGCAATGAGAGAAGTCATCTCTATCTCATCATGGTGAGCTCCTACAGCATTGCATATATCAGGTTTCTCCTTGAACTTCTCACAAAGCTTCATTCCCAAAAGTGCGTGTGGCAATTCGGGTTCGTCATCGGGCACCTTACCGATATCGTGTAGCAGACCTGCCCTCTTGGCTTTCTTGGGATTGAGTCCTAACTCAGACGCCATGATGGCGCACAGATTGGCTGTTTCACGAGAGTGCTGTAGTAAGTTTTGGCCGTAAGAAGAACGATACTTCATCTTACCTATCATCCTGATGAGTTCCGGGTGCATGCCGTGAATACCTAAGTCTATCACCGTGCGCTTACCGGTTTCTATCACCTCTTCTTCTACTTGTTTTTTCACCTTTGCTACTACTTCCTCAATACGGGCGGGGTGTATACGTCCATCCTGCACCAACTGATGCAGAGCCAAACGTGCCACTTCGCGACGCACGGGATCGAACCCGCTGAGCACTATAGCTTCGGGGGTATCATCTACGATGATCTCTATACCGGTAGCAGCTTCGAGAGCACGTATGTTACGACCTTCGCGACCGATGATACGTCCTTTGATCTCATCGCTTTCGATATGGAATACAGTCACTGAGTTTTCTATGGCGGTCTCTGTAGCTACACGCTGTATAGATTGTATCACGATGCGCTTAGCCTCTTTGTTGGCTGTCATCTTAGCCTCCTCGAGTATCTCAGACACATAAGCCTCTGCTTGGTCTTTGGCCTCGCTCTTCAAGCTGTCTACCAACCGATCTTTGGCTTCCTCGGCAGATAGTCCGCTGAGAGATTCGAGATGCTCAAGCTCTTTGACTCTGAGGTCTTCAAGCTCTACTTTTTTCTTATCGATGATACCCAACTGGGCTGTAAGGTTTTCTTTGATGGCGTCTATCTCTGCATTTCTTTTGGAGAGTTCGTCCTGTCTTTGGTTCAAAGAATGCTCACGGTTTTTGAGCTTTGATTCTACTTGTTTGAGTTTGTTGCTACGCTGAGAAACTTGTTGTTCGAGCTCACCCTTGAGCTGGAGGAACTTTTCTTTTACTTCCAAAAGCTTTTTTTGCTTCAGGACTTCCGATTCTCTTTTTGCGTCTTCTAGTATTGTCTCTCTTTTCTGCTTGAGGATACGCTCATTCAAAAACCACATGGCAGCCGCTCCCAAAACAAAAGCAAAGGCAATAAGCAATATTGATCCTATTCCCATATTCTAATAATTCTTTAGCTAATTATTCTTGTTATAATATCCTGTTTTTACTGTAACGTTTAAGGCGAAACTTTCATTGACGAGAGCTTTGTGGCCATGAAAAACACAAGGAAGTAACGGGATAGAAATCTAAGAACAGGTCACAGATTAACGATGATAACGAAGCAGAAAATCCTCAATAGATTCATTGAGTTCCTCCACCTTACGGTGCAGAGCTTCCTGATTCTTTTCGGCCTTGAGTCTGTGATAATGATAAGCAGCATCCACGGCTGTCATCATCAGATATCCGTTTGCAGGGATAGTCGACTCATTGGGATATTTATGGCGATAGCCTTCGAGCCTACCCGAGATAAACGAGCCTGCTCTTCTGAACAAAGGCTCTTCGTCTCTGGGAATCAACATGGTCAAGTGATTGGAATCTATCACCAAGTTGATACGCTGAATATTATTTTCGCTTTCGGGCTTCAACATTATTCGGTTTCTAAAAGTGCTATGCACTTGTCAACATCTCTGATTAATTTTGCCAAACGAGCTTTGGCATCTTTCACCTCTTTATCCTCAGCTGAAAGAGCTTTGGCTGTCAGTAATGTCCTATTCTTTGTTTCTGCTATTTTAAGCAATTCGTCAAATTCCTTAAGTTGGTTTTCCTGACAGAGAATTGTCTTGCGCAAGGACTCAATCTCATCCTGCTGCGCACGAACCAAACCCATCAGCTTTCGAATATTACTTTCGAGCCTCAAAAGGTTTAATTGTTCCCGATCAGTCATAGCTCCACCTTTATAATGCAAAAGTAACTAATTACTTTGATAAATTTATTAAATCACTACATTTTGAATGTTTTTCTGTGCAAAGGAGTTAATCCGAATATTTCTATTGCGGCACGATGAGCCTTTGTAGGGTACCCTTTGTTTGTGCACCAATCATAGGCCGGATAATCCTCTGCCCTGCCTCTCATATAATCGTCTCTATAGGTTTTGGCCAGAATGGAAGCCGCTGCTATAGAAGCATACTTACCGTCGCCCTTGATAACGCATGTATGCATTATACTCGGGTACGGATCAAATCTGTTACCATCGATAAGCAGCCTATCAGGCTTGATGGTCAAGGAGTCAATAGCTTTGTGCATAGCTTTGAAAGATGCATGCAAGATATTGATCTCATCTATTTCTTCAGGACTGCAAATACCCACCGCCCATGCCAGTGCGGTCTGCTCGATCACAGGGCGAAGCAAATAACGTTTGCGTTCGGTGAGTAGCTTGGAGTCATTGAGTAATGGGTGGTAAAAAGTGGGTGGCAAAATAACGGCGGCAGCAAATACAGGGCCTGCCAAGCAACCCCTGCCGGCCTCGTCACAACCACACTCGACAAGTCCGTCGTCAAGAAAAAAGCTTTCAAGCATATTGCCTTCCCCCTAAGCTCTAAAGCATGTTTACGGCTCTCTTCAACGAAGAGATGAATATATCTACTTCTTCCGGGGTATTATAAACTCCCAAAGAAGCTCTCGCTAATGCATGGTAGCCAAAATGCTCTATCAAAGGCTCGGCACAGTGATGCCCCGTACGGATAGCTACCCCCATACGATCGAGCAACATACCTATATCATAAGGATGTTTGTCTCCGATAGCAAATGACAATACACCGGCCTTACCGGGTGCGGTACCTATAACCTTAGCTTCAGGGATCTCCAACAGCTGATCTGTAGCGTATGTAAGCAAGTCATGCTCATGCTTGATAATAACATCCAAGCCGATCTCATTCACAAATTGAAGAGCTTCGGCAAAAGCCGTAGAGCCTACAAAATCGGGAGTACCGGCTTCGAACTTATACGGAAGTTCGTTGTAAGTCGTATGCTCAAAGGTTACTTTGGAAATCATCTCGCCACCTCCTTGATAAGGCGGCATAGCGTCTAAAAGAGACCTTTTGCCATACAAAGCTCCTATGCCTGTGGGGCCATAGATTTTGTGTGCGCTGAAAGCATAAAAATCGGCATCCAGATCCTGTACATCGACAGAAGCATGAGCTATACCCTGAGCTCCGTCGATGAGTACGGGGATATTGTGTCGATGAGCCTCGGCTATGATTTCCTTGACGGGATTGATAGTACCCAACACGTTACTAACATGGGTTACCGCCACGATGCGGGTTTTCTCATTGAGCAAGGATTTGAAGTGTTCCAAATCCAGCTCTCCCCGATCATTGATTTTTATTACTTTGAGCGAAGCTCCCTTGCGCTCGCACATCATCTGCCAAGGTACAATATTGGAGTGATGCTCCATAGTGCTTATAACTACTTCGTCACCATCATGTACAAAGACCTCGCCAAAAGAGAATGCGACCAGATTGATCGACTCCGTAGTACCTCGGGTAAAAAGTAATTCCGCAGGATCAGGTGCATTGATAAAACGAGCCACAACCTTGCGGGCATTTTCATGCCTTTCTGTTGCTTCCTGACTCAAATAATGCACTCCGCGGTGTACATTGGCATTGGCTGTACGATACGACTCTTCTATCTTGGCAAGTACACGTAAAGGCTTCTGGGTAGTAGCGGCACTATCCAAATATATCAAGGGTTTATTATAAACCCGGGTATTAAGTATAGGGAATTGATCCCTGATTGTATTTATATCAAACATAATAAACAAAGATAATCATAAAACTAATTTATGAATATTATTCTTGATATGCATATCATCGCCCACATTATAATGCAATTGCAAATAACATAAAAAAAACTCCCCGCCTGAAAATGCCTCTAACAAGAGTATTTTCAAGCAGGGAGCAGAATATAGAATTGAATAGACGAGAATCAGATATAGTCAATGGACTTGAGATTCCTATCGGTATTGCACAAAGCGGCAATAAAGCCGAAGACTCCGAATATTGCTATCAATACGGACGTGAATGTAAGGTATCTTGAGTCACATCTACGACGATGGACACAGAGGAAAACAATCACCAAAAACAGATTTAATAAAAGGCTCTTGGCACTGAAATCAATAAGTCGAGGAGCAATAAAGCCGGAATTAGGGTTTTTGAAGGTCAGTCTGAAAGGAAAAATCCAGCTATGGATTTGCTCCCAAACCTTAGTTTTAGGATGGAGCTGATAATGATCGACCAAGGTAAAACTTCTGGCATCAAGGGCATAGGCTGTACGTCCGTTTTGATTATCAACCCATAGTGTCCAGTAAAGCGGATTGGCAAAAATGCTGAGTTTATCTTTATCCACATCGAAATGCTCAAGCACTTTTCTTAAGCCAAAGTTTTTGTTGAATAAGGCATAGAGAGCATTGTCTTCACTCACTACAAAACCCAGCAATGTATGATCTTTGACGGAAATCGGCATCATATACTTTACTTTGATACGCTGCGAGGCACGCGTATCATTCACAACTGCATTGCCTCGGGCTAGTTTAATCTGAAAAAGTTTGCCCTGTGAATCCAAGCTGAAATAACCATCATCAAAAGGCTTTTTGGCATAAGGAATACCTACTGCCCACTGAGCAGGATAAGAAAAGCCTTTTTGTTTCAGGGCCTGATCAAAAAGAGCACTTTTAGGTTTGTTGATTTTATTATCGGCACTCTCGATAAAAGCGAAAGTATTACGCAAGCGAAACATATCGGTAGGATCAGAAAGATTGACCTTGCCTGACTCCGATTCATACATAGGATAGAGTGCTATGCCTGCTGCATTCTTCTCCTCAGGCTTGTAACGGAAAGTAAATGTGTGCTTACCGATAAATTCCGGCGAAATAGACACACCATCCACACTATCTGGGAGGTTGCCATCCATAATAAGTTGACGGTAAAAGAGCATAGGCTGTAAAGCGTAATAACTTTTTTCGGTGTATTTATTACCATTGACATCCTTGTATTGCGTCTTACCTTTTCCCTCATTTACAGTCATCATAAACCGCTTGGCAATGGAGCTGTAATGAATCATGGGAAACCTATCATAGGAATAAGTAATAAAGCGTACAGCACTCGGTATAAGCCAAGATGCCAATAAGGCCACAAAGAGGAGATATATGATTTTGATACTATTTTTCATTTTCGTTTGTCTTTTAGTTTTTTATCTATTCAATACCGTCCACAAAATGACGCAGGGAAATCCACACAAAAGATCCGAAAAGAGGGATCAATAGCGCAATTATCCATAACGACGGATTATAAGCTGTGGGCTCGTGCGATAAGAAGAATAAAGACAAAGCTCCCAATGCAACCAGAACATTAATGATCCTTTGGCTCCATTTGGGCTCAATCATCACCCATACCATGGACAAATAAGCTACACAACTGCTTATGATAAGTGGCAAGGCAGTATAAACCCAGGCAATAATAACCTCATACGGATAAATAGTTATGCACCACAGTATAAATAAGCCGAAGGATAGTACATTGATAATAAGCACCAAGATCCCGCCAAACAATAGCATGTCAGAAATAACTTTGTTGTGGCTTAGGGGCAGATGCAAAGTTAATTTGAGACGTTTCTTACCCAACTCTGGGCCAAACTGCGCCCATGCTATAAGAATACCAACGAGTATAGGGAAGAATTTCAGGGTCATAAAAGGAACCATGTTTTTGAGAATCATCAATTGCCAGAGATAAAGATTGCCCACTTCTCTTCCGGCTATGTACATCTTGGAGCTTTCAAACACGAAAGCTGCCAACATGAAGACGAGTAAGACAAAGAAGATACGACGGGTTTTGGCCCATTCTTTATAACAAATATTTTTATTCATGATTTTTTGCGTTCTGCTGTTAGTATTTTCCTGTAAGACCAATAAAAGCATCTTCGAGGCTTAGTCTCTCTACTGTCATTTGCTGTAAGGGAGTGATACCCATACGAGAGAGCTCTACGAGCACTTCTTGCTCGGACAAGAATGAGTAAAAGGACCACTCATCACCTCTATTTTCAGTAGACTTGAAGTCTTTACTTTCTAAAATCTTGACTTCAGGATGCAACAAAACTCTGTAACGGTGAAACCCCTCGAGAATCTCTCGGGTAGGTCTGTGAAGCATGAGTTTACCATAGTCCATAATCATACAATCATCGATAAGGAACTCCATATCTTGGATGATATGAGAGGTCAGAAAAATAGTCTTATTACCGGCATGAGCCCAGTCTCTCAAATATTCCACAAACAACCTGCGATAGCCCGGGTCAAGCCCCATAGAGAAGTCATCCAGAATCAAAAGCTCAGGATCCTGAGCAAAAAGTAACCCCAAGGCAACCTGGGAGCGTTGCCCACACGACATTTTACTGATAGGTTGATTGGGCTGTACCTTGAGTTTGCTCATCAGATCATAGTAAGCCTCTGCGTTCCACTGGGGATAGAAATCTCTGTAAAAGCGCTCGATCTGTTGAATATTAAAAAACGAGTACTGTACATGTTGCTCCAACAAAAGCCCTATACTTGCTTTGGTATGAGGGTTCAATGTCTTGATGTTTTCACCCAAAAGATAACACTCTCCGCTGCGGGGTTTGAGAAAACCATTGAGGATGTTGATTATGGTAGTCTTACCTGTACCGTTCTTTCCCAGTAATCCAAGTACTTTGCCTCGCTCTACCTCGAAAGAAAGATCCTCGTAAACCAATTTGGTCCCATAATAATGTGTAATATTATGACACTGTATAACTTTGTCCATATTTAAGTGATTGTGATGTTATATTAAAATACATACCCCAGCGTAACGCCCCCTTCATGAGTATGAGAATGCACGGCAGCATAGCGAGTGAATGTATAATGAGGTGAGAGGAAAAGCCTGCCGCCCTTGAGTTGTACAAAGGAAGTTCCCTCCAAAGTAATCCCCAAAACACTTCCTTGCCACCTGTCGTATCGAAGCTCCGGGATGGAATTGGTAGACATGCTATACTCTTTGTTCCGCAGGATAATATTGGATGTGAGGGTATGCCTGTACATTCCTTTGATACCTATGCGGTGTGTCCACTTACCGGCAAAAAGAGAATATCGAGGATGAACCGTAACATGCAACCAATCGCCTCCCAACTGACGAAATGGAGCTGAATACTGTTCGTCCTGATCTTCCCATGCTACTTTGAGAGTACCCTCCCACATTCCTTGATTTGTAACGTATTCGCAAGCTGCTAAGCCTGACAACAGACTTTGCTTGTGCACGTATGGCTCTTGCGAACCGATCAAAGGGTATTTGTCTGTTGAGGGCAAGCCATACAAGTTTTCCTTCCCCGTGGTCTTGGCATATATACCCTCTACCATATAATAATGCCGAAGAGCTCCACGTCGAAAGCTTCTCCCCACGGATGCTTTCACTGTAGTACGTAATAGCTCAAACGGCTGGAGATTGCCATTCTCATCCAAACTTTTGGTAATATGTTCCTTTCCAAATGAGAAACAAGACATCCAACCGTCTGTATCCCCTGGGGTAAAAGCCACCTTAGTAGCCCATGAATAGCCTGATAGATACACATTGGCATCATCAGCTTTGTATCGCGAATGTACTAAGCCCAAACCTGTATAATGATGAACTCTGATACGAGACTTGTCACCAAAAAGCTTTATGCTACTATGTTGTTTGTATTTGCCCCCTTCCAATCCCACGGATAAGCCATAGCGGGATGTTATGCTTCGTCTCAAAGAAATGCGCGCTTTGAGATCGGAAATTATATTGAGCGGGCGAGGGTCGGTATGCCTCGAAGCCACGGCAGCTCTGTAATCTGCCTCAGCTCCTAAAGTGAATTTACCTATGTGAGTGGCATAGCCTCCGAGAAAGCTATATGTTTCTGTCTTCATATTCCCGCCTACAGAGTCAACTATGATATAAGGATATATGAGGTCATAGTCCGAGCTATTATTCCACATCACCGACTTCCTCATTTCATTGGAATAAGATGCCCTACCCCATGTGTAACTTTTATTTGACAACTTGTGATGAGCCTCTAAGTTGATGCTGAAGTCATGTCTACTTTTGCCTACAGCATAGGAATCAATGTAATCACGACTTTTGAGCCCGTAAATCTCCACCTCTCCCTTATAATAAGAGAGAGGTTTGAGGTAAATCTTATCGGAAGGCAATGTATAAGAGCTTTCCAAGGAACGAGTCTGTAGAGAAAATATACGGTAAGGCATAGCCTTATCACATTTACCACAGCAACGCCCTTTTTGCGCCCATGCAATATGGGAGCATAAGCATCCCAACAAACAACTAGCGACTATAGCTCTCCTGATGTTTTTTATCATAAATGCTTATCGTGTACCGGGCTATTTAACCATAGAAGGCTTTTTGATTTCGAAATCTTCGGTGCTGTTATTGGTGTCTTGATAGATTTTACGCCCGCCTTTCGTCTCCGCAATTTTTCTGATTACGGCCTTGTCTCTATTACGATCCTTATCGGTCTCATTGATATAGGTGTATCCTCTATCCAATGTTTTGGACATGATGTCCCAGAAGTAATTGTTTTTGATAGAATGGTTCACAGCGTCTACTACCCAATTATTAGGTATTTTGTAGCCGTCTCCTTTCATCTGTTTGACGGTTCCGGCCGAATTGACATTATAAGTATAGCTGTATTTGTAATTCTTCAAGAAATCTTCTTGAGAAACTTTCAATTTGGCCAGGACATAGCTCCTTGAACCCAAGTTGTGAGGAGTCCATACTGACTTAGAGTAAGAATATATTTTGATCAAATTCTTTACCGTAGGGATGTCTTCATCCAACTTATTATCATCATACCATTCAAAGTCAGCTTTACTGAGATCAGGATAATTGGATTGTATAGCACTGTGATTCTTGGCAATATCGGCTATTACAATTTGCTCGCCGGGCTTGATAGGATACTCCTTACCACTGCCGGGTATTTTATAGACAACACCCACAGGGACATCACTATCAAATATCGTAGGGGATAAGTCTTGGCGCCTCATCGATGACATGAATTCCGTTTCGCACAAGACCAAACTATCAGCATATAATACACGATCAGAATTATTGTAAATCACAAAGTATTTACTCTGACGGTAGTCTTTGCCATCAGGGGCCTTGCTTCCTACAACAAAAAGCTCGGAAAGAACAAAATCCGATACTTTACTAATTTCAAATTTGGCTGTCACTTGCTTTTCGCCTGACTGCACTTCCACATTTCTCAAATAGCTATACACTGATACAGCTTTATCAGCTCCTGGAAGATGGGCAGTGGCTTGCACTGTGATGTTATAGATCCCTTCCGAAACATCCAGCCTGAAAGCATTATTCTCCACCTTAGGCGTGAAGGTGTAGCTTTGAGCCTCATTGTTGACATTGACAAGCTTGACCTGAACATTCTGCAACTCTACATTTTTGAGATCTCCATCTTTTTCGATGTTAATCACAATGCCTTTTTGCGGTATGTTGGGTGCATTATCATGGCTACAAGAACTTGTACCCCATAAAATACCCATACATAAGATCATTAACTGTAAAATTGATTTTTTCATTCCTGTTATATT includes the following:
- a CDS encoding DUF4876 domain-containing protein — its product is MKKSILQLMILCMGILWGTSSCSHDNAPNIPQKGIVINIEKDGDLKNVELQNVQVKLVNVNNEAQSYTFTPKVENNAFRLDVSEGIYNITVQATAHLPGADKAVSVYSYLRNVEVQSGEKQVTAKFEISKVSDFVLSELFVVGSKAPDGKDYRQSKYFVIYNNSDRVLYADSLVLCETEFMSSMRRQDLSPTIFDSDVPVGVVYKIPGSGKEYPIKPGEQIVIADIAKNHSAIQSNYPDLSKADFEWYDDNKLDEDIPTVKNLIKIYSYSKSVWTPHNLGSRSYVLAKLKVSQEDFLKNYKYSYTYNVNSAGTVKQMKGDGYKIPNNWVVDAVNHSIKNNYFWDIMSKTLDRGYTYINETDKDRNRDKAVIRKIAETKGGRKIYQDTNNSTEDFEIKKPSMVK